In Pocillopora verrucosa isolate sample1 chromosome 13, ASM3666991v2, whole genome shotgun sequence, one genomic interval encodes:
- the LOC136277704 gene encoding tetratricopeptide repeat protein 4-like, with product MATGRSPIKVPFENEDLPDKENAPDFDEDTLQAKADIYRNEGNETFKKGDFINAIHFYTEGIRMNCNEKEMKAKLYNNRAIAHFKLGNHQDSLRDAEAANELNPTFLKAIVRGATACVELKRFQEAITWCDKGLAIDKNYRILLTLRMQSIKEMRDKFMEEKDHISHDHGNTSSSDVKKVIDFYKQGDKHEESNNYGNLGNAYYKLGDLKKATEYYNLHLQIAKEEGDERGKGHAYCNLGNAYGSLGDFKKAIEYQNLHLQIAKKVGDKHGEGDAYNNLGVAYRSLGDFKKAIVTLTYILK from the exons atggctacagGAAGAAGTCCAATTAAAGTGCcatttgaaaatgaagacttacctgacaaagaaaatgcaccagattttGATGAGGACACTTTACAAG ccaAAGCTGATATTTATaggaatgagggtaatgagaccttcaagaaaggagatttcatcaatgctattcacTTTTACACAGAAGGAATTAGAATGAACTGCAATGAGAAAGAAATGAAGGCCAAACTGTACAACAACAGGGCTATTGCACATTTTAAgcttg gaaatcaccaggattcactgAGGGATGCAGAAGCTGCCAAtgagttaaatccaactttcctcaaggcaattgtgagag gagccactGCTTGTGTTGAACTGAAGAGATTCCAAGAAGCAATtacttggtgtgataagggattAGCT ATTGACAAAAATTATAGGATCTTGTTGACATTAAGAATGCAGTCTATCAAAGAAATGAGAGATAAGttcatggaggaaaaagatcatATTAGCCATGACCATGGTAATACAAGTTCAAgtgatgtcaagaaagtcatagaCTTCTATAAACAGGGAGACAAGCATGAGGAGAGTAACAATTATGGCAATCTTGGTAATGCTTATTACAAactgggtgatttaaaaaaagccacagagtactacaacctacatcttCAAATAGCTAAAGAAGAAGGAGACGAGCGTGGGAAGGGTCATGCTTattgcaatcttggcaatgcttatgggagtctgggtgattttaaaaaagccatagagtaccagaACCTACATCTTCAAATAGCTAAaaaagtaggagacaagcatggggagggcgATGCATACAACAATCTTGGGGTTGCGTATCggagtctgggtgatttcaaaaaagccatagttACATTAACCTATATCTTAAagtag